The genomic DNA GATATACGTTACGTTGTTTACATGTATCGTGACAGATGGCGACACTGGCAACTGATTTCAGTTCCAGTGAACAACAAGAAAATGGTGAAGGTGGAACTCTTGGTTTGACGAGCAGACGAACATAGGGCTTTCTCCGTTCTCGTGATGTAATTAGTGAAATTATTTTTGGTTTCCCATATTCTTAAAGAAATGGACGGTACGACTGACCACGACCTGATACTCAGAGATAATGTGTCGCCGGAAAGAAACGAGTCATCATCTGAGGCTTTTCTAAAAGATTCGTCTTCACCCAAGAGTGGAGGCATCTCTAAAGTTTCACTCCGTCTCCTGCCTTTTAAATCCGAGTCATTTAAGGCCCAGTCGCTTCTGGCCCGGTTCCACAGTTCTAGAAAGTCTGAAAGTGGCATAAAAAGTGATCTGAAAGGGTCAAGTGGACCTTGGTCAAGTTTCAGTCGCGGAGGGAGGGCTCCTCCCAAAGTGGGAGCAGGTCATCTCGAGACCTCGCAGAGTGTGGGTAGTGTTAGTGACACGGAAATTACGTCTGCgagccttcccgatgatcttaatcAAAATTCTGGGTTGATCAATTTCAGCAACACAAAAGCAGAAGATAGTTCAACTCCTCCAAGCGACGATGCTGAGAAAACATCTGCTTTCGTCTGTGGGGAAGATGCACCCTTCTTATCATCCGAGGGACAAAAGACCTCGGAAAGTTGGTTCGGTACCTGGCCAGGACGACCTAGAAAATTGAAAAGCCTGAGGAAAAGGTTACTAACATCTGGGACCAAGAATGCAACCGCTGATCAATTTTCTAAAACTAGTGAAAGAATGAAGGATAGAGAGGAGATTAATAACCAAGTTGGTACAGGGTCAGAAAAGGCTGTCATCAAGGACCGCGAGCAGAATTGCAAGGGGAAACTTGATGAACACAGTGACCTGAACCTGAGTAACTTCACAAATGATCCTGCACATCATGTCTCTTTAGATACGTTACTAGAATCTCTCCCTTTAGTATATGACCCCACAACACGCCAGTTGTGTGTGGGTTCTGCTAAGAAAGGTCACAATGACAAACATAACAAGAGTAGAATGTCAAAGGCATTTTCTCCAGAAAGATCTGAGTCAAGTGAAGATGCACAAATTGAGAACAAAGAGCACATAGGACCTGAGGAACGCTCACTTGATACTGAAGATGAATCTCAGAAAGAAGCCTTACTCAAAACATATGAAACTGGAGACAGTATAATCTCATCTAAGCAGTTAGAAATCATACAAGAAGTTGATGAAAGTAGTGAAAGTGTCCGCTTAATAGGGAAAGGCACTACGCAGTCCGGCAACGTCAGTGGAAGCTCCTCTTTGGAGAGGGGAGTTTTTGAAAGTCCACGCAACAGCTTACAGAGAGCTAGTACAACCAATTCCTTGTCAATAACTGATGCTAGTTCATTTTCAAGTTTGTCGAGTTCTAATACTGAACTGTCAGCGTATTCTGCCTCTGATAGTGCAGTGTGTTTGGCATCACATCTTTCAGAAACCAGCTCTTTACGCGACTTTCCTTTTGGCGAAGGGGAAAACAAGAGTAAACGAAAAGGGATAACAGATTTTTTGACTAGGTGAGTATTacatgaaccttttttttttttttccaaaaccagGCATCTTTTCTTTGTGTAACAAAGGttatacattaattttatttgtcaGTCCTTTAGCAGAATAAGGATATATCAGAAAACCATTGAACAAGGCGAGTACATACAGGTATGTACATACTGGACCAGGACTTTTGTATTGCATCATTTATTTCCTTGTACCTATTTATAGTAGTACGTGTTTTGGAATATTGAAAAAGTAACCTAATTTACAAAAAGATACTTTAACAAATTAGAGAGTGATTCCTTAAACACTGAGGGTATGAAAATGTATGACATAAGATACCCATCActgttaaaaatgcaaaattcagACATTAGTAAAAGAAACTGTGGAAGGAAATGGAAGGGACAGAAGAGAGAATAGGTACAGATCATGAAAATTTAAATGTATATCTGCCTAATGTAGACAGATTAGGAGGAATATATGAGCTACCAGCAAATAGAAATTAGATTCACAGATTTTTGTCAACAAATATATTACTCCAGCATAATGTTTCTCTAGAGATAGTAACCAATTGGAAACAAAATTAGTATCAAGGGAAAGACACAAACAGAAAAGGACTCTCAGTGTGATACAAATTGCATATGCTAGGCTAAATGCATTGCTAACAAATGATTTTCTAAAGGAGTGTAGCATTCAACTTAAATTCTAACAAAATATGCACCAGTAGTGGAAATACAAAGACCAGGAGCTACTATTCAGACACTGAAAAACATTTGTAATCATCAAGTTGGTACGGGTTAAATTAAAAACAACTCTCTCTTGTGAAAGACCTATGACCTATAGCCTTGACAAACACATATAGAATTTTTATGGagtcaataacaacaaaaacagaaCATGTTCGTCTGCATCCTTGTTTATTAGGGAGGCCCTCAATTGGACCATCTGGCAGGCCCATTACTTGTCAGTTACTTTGTATGTTTAGATTTCTTTAATAGCTTATTCTTTCATGTCACACATGTTTGTTTATAatagattttttaatgttttagtaTATGATCAggtcaatatatttttcttacccTATGGCTTCAGTAACCTATATATTGGCTTTTGCTCCtacaagttcctcattggacgagtgggttacgtgcttgaCTGCTGATTTGGTAGTCCCGAGTTTGATTCTCCGCTCTGCctatgtggaatcagaggaatttgtttctggtgatgagaaattaatttctcgatataatgtggttcagatcctataataagctgtaggtcctgttgctaggtatccaattggttcctagccatgtaaaaatatctaatcctttgggccagccctcgGAGAGCTGCTACttggctcagtggtctggttaaactaagatttacttaacttttGCT from Macrobrachium nipponense isolate FS-2020 chromosome 22, ASM1510439v2, whole genome shotgun sequence includes the following:
- the LOC135198438 gene encoding TBC1 domain family member 12-like, with the protein product MDGTTDHDLILRDNVSPERNESSSEAFLKDSSSPKSGGISKVSLRLLPFKSESFKAQSLLARFHSSRKSESGIKSDLKGSSGPWSSFSRGGRAPPKVGAGHLETSQSVGSVSDTEITSASLPDDLNQNSGLINFSNTKAEDSSTPPSDDAEKTSAFVCGEDAPFLSSEGQKTSESWFGTWPGRPRKLKSLRKRLLTSGTKNATADQFSKTSERMKDREEINNQVGTGSEKAVIKDREQNCKGKLDEHSDLNLSNFTNDPAHHVSLDTLLESLPLVYDPTTRQLCVGSAKKGHNDKHNKSRMSKAFSPERSESSEDAQIENKEHIGPEERSLDTEDESQKEALLKTYETGDSIISSKQLEIIQEVDESSESVRLIGKGTTQSGNVSGSSSLERGVFESPRNSLQRASTTNSLSITDASSFSSLSSSNTELSAYSASDSAVCLASHLSETSSLRDFPFGEGENKSKRKGITDFLTRNLFSWRHKDGGSNGSDGVSSTSSSPIPSSPVSGTTSTSSSPGWRIFSRPSPRAPRSPDIKARNSELEAGSVGLIMENRPNNLPAKTAYEQLKHKQEYQQMVSAAKKKELREAKERKKAQANLQRQEEQLAAAVATWNNDFLPKWETMHTHKKCRELWWHGLPSCVRGKVWKMAIGNELNVTAQLYNIMVQRSVDKLITLSECGSVASQDDIISNPGDQEATIDLIHLDVSRTFPHLCIFQKGGPYHDPLHHILGAYACYRPDVGYVQGMSFLAATLLLNMDESDAFIAFSNLLNRPAHMAFFRVDQPMMCAYYQTYEELLAVNLPSVAEHLKNIGVTPDLYILDWLLTVFSRPLPLDAAVRIWDVYLRDGEEFLFRAAIGILKLYETSLMNQECTATAAQFLTRLPEDLCVDALFRAISSVRTSAHKRTFSQILQAHMGAVAGSAV